In Thermococcus stetteri, the DNA window GACGCTCTCCTCAAAGAACATGTGCTCCGGGTTCTGGAAGACGTAGCCAACGAGCCTGCTGAGCTCAGCGACGGTGTGCTCTCTTGTGTCGAGGCCGTCCACAAGAACTTGTCCCGTTGAGGGCTTGAGAAGGCCGTTGAAGTGCTTCGCGAGGGTCGTCTTCCCGCTCCCGTTCGGGCCGACGAGAGCCACTATCTCCTGCCCCATCTCGAAGTCTATGCCCCTGAGGACTTCCTTCCCGTTGTAGGCGAAGTGGACGTTTTTCGCTTCGATCATCGGAGTTGGATTGGGAGGAGCGTTAAAAAGCTTTCAGGTGAGGTGAAGCTTTTTAACATGCCGGAAACTGTGAGTGAGGTGGCTAAAATGAAGGCACGCGAGGTGGCGTACGCTGGAATCTTTACGGCGTTCGTAGCGGTGAGCGCCCAGATAAGCGTGAGCATCGGTCCAGTTCCGCTCACGTTTCAGGTCTTTGCCGTTCTCCTGACGGGCCTTCTTCTCGGCTCCAGGCTCGGGTTTCTAACCGTTCTTACATACGATATAGCTGGAGCAGTGAGCCTTCCAGTCTTCGCGGGCTTCACCGGAGGGATAGCGCACATCTACGGCCCGACCGGAGGTTACATCCTGGCCTTTCCTCTGGCGGCTCTTGTAACTGGACTGGCGAAGGGAAAGGGCAGAAAGGCAAAGCTGGTTGCCTCTGGAGTGGCCATAGCCTTGATCTACGTCCTCGGCTGGCTCTGTCTGGGCCTATACTTTGGAGGCAACTTTGAAAAGGCGTTTGAGCTCGGCGTCGCTCCCTTCGTGATTCCAGACATCATCAAGGCCCTTATCGCGGTGGAGATATCGGAAGCTGTGGAGAGAAGGCTTGAGCCCTAAACAGCCATTTTCTTTTTATTTTGTCACTCTTCAAGGTTCTCCTCTGCAAAGGCTTTATCGAGTGAGCTCTTCACCTTGAAGAAGCTGAGGGAGACCTTCGGATTCCTTTTTATCAGCTCTTCAACAGATACTGGTTCAAAGTCAAGGAACTCGGTGATGGAACTAAGCGTTTTGTGCCCCTCGCTGAATGCGGCTCTTATGGCCTCGCTAAGTGCGTCTGGCTCATAGACGGCATGCGTAACCTCTGCAGTTCCGTCCTTCCAAACGGGTATAACGGCTTCAGGCTCGTCTTCAAGGTAGAGGCCAATGAGGTAATTCACGAGGAAGGGTTGTATCAGCGGCATGTTGCCCTCGGCGAGGAAGAAAGGCTCGTCAGGCATGGCCTTGAGGAGGGCTTCCATTTTATTCCTGGCCGAAACCGGGACGGGATTGGAGACGTGGAGCGAGTAAGTCCTGAGCTTGTCCTTTCTGACTACTGTCAGAACCTCGTCAATCCTCTTGCTCATTCTAAGCCTCATCTCGGTGAGCTTTACAACCGGCTCGTCCCTTATGGGCATCGTGTAGTTTTCCCAGGGCTTTTCTGGAAACGCTAAGATAATGGCCTTCATGCCGTTCCCTTTGAAGGGCTCTTTAAAAGTCAATCGCCCGGTTCCCGGCGAAAACTTTAAATACTAAAAGTTACTAAAATATTGCCGAGGGAGAACGTGAGGGAGGTGAGAGCATGGCGGAGATGATAATACCCTACCCACAGCTCCAGAAGATCCTTGAGAGAACCTGCGAGCTCGCGGTTATCAAGCCGAGGGCTGAGGAGATGATGGACATCGTCGAGAAGAAGCTCGCGGACCTCTTTGAGATCGCCTACGAGAACGCGATAGCCGAGGGAAGCGACACAATAAAGCTTAGGCACCTGCCGCTCACCAAGGGCTTCAAGAACAGTATGAACCTCTTTAGAGCTGTCATCGAGGACGAGAAGGTCGAGATAGAGCCGATAAGGAAGTTCGTGCTCGCCCGCATACCAGCAGACATGCCCCTTGAGGAGGACGTCGTGAACGAGCTCCCCGTTATAGCCGGAACCCTCTTCGTGCTGGTAGGGAGGGTCATAAAGGCCCTCCATCCGGAGATAAGGAACGTCTACCCGGAGCACATCGAAGAGGCTCAGAAGGTGCTGGATTACACGCTTTGACGTTTTAGGTCCCTTATTTTTGTTTATACTCAAAACACCCTGTATTCTTTTAGTTCTACGCGTTCCACAATTTCTTCTCAGACTGGTACGCTAAGTTTAACTCTGAACTCTTTGAAACGTAGACAAAAACTATTTTAATTGTGGCAATATTCCCTCTAGATCAGAGATGAGAAAATGAAGGTAGCAATTTGCGATGGTTCTCTGATAGTTGGTGGAACAAAAGTCCATAGATGTAATGATAGGCCACGCTCACCCGACAACGTGGGGAAAGTCATACTTTTTAATGACGATGAAAGCTGGGGGATTGGAGGAGGCCACATGTCAATCCCTAAGAGTATTTCTCGTGATCATGTGTTGAAGATGCTAGAAGTGATAGACAGGGAAGGTGTTCCTGGAAAATATCAAGCACGGAATACGTTTTTACTGTGGAGGGACAGGGAATATCCTGTGAAATACGTTATTTTCATGGCGGCCAAGTTGGCGGGAATTGAGCTCTCGATTACAGATTTCACAACAGTGGAGGCCAAGAACTACCTGAAAAAGCTCGGATTTGAGGTCATCGAAGATAAATGGGATGTTGGAGTTAGTATCCTCCGCAAGACTGCGGATACGTTCATAAAACGTGCTTTGCATGAAGGCCTGTCTGTTTCCAAGAACATGCTTTGCTATTTTTCCAAGAAGGCTAAAACAACTCCCTACTACCAGCTTAAACTTCCGCCTGAGCTTCGTGTCAGCTCAAGTCTCGTCCATTTTGAATGGCTGGCACGACTCGAAGAAGAATCCGCGAGATTCAGCGTTGGACTTCACCTGGAATTTCCAGGAGAACAGAGAGAATTGAATAGACGCCTTGGAGACCTTATCCTCGAAAGAGTTGACCTAAAAGAACTTGAGAGAAAAGTCGGGGTTCCCGTTGAAAGGGGGGATAAAAAAGTATACCCTAGTTCCCACCACCTGTGAAGTTGTATAATCCCTCCAGATTCACAGCCAGAATCGCCCCCAAAATCCTAACAGCCAAACCCCTCAAACTAACACTCCTGCTCGGTTTCAGAAGAAACTCAGAAAACTTCGAAAACATAATCGTTGCAGGTGGTGGAGGAGGAGTTGAGTGGAGCGAGAGCCAAATCCTAAACTCCCAAGGAATCAACGTCGTTCAAGAAGGCGGCGGTGCTTACATCTACTTTGAGCTCATTGGGATGAAGGAAGGAAATGTCACCCCGGGAATTTTTGACCTCGATGCAAAGCTTAGCTTGAACTTAGATGTAGAAAAGGTTGTAGAAAAATGCTGCACAGAAAGTAAAATGGACCTGTAAAGTTGAGAAGAGCAGAACAGAGGAAGCTAAGGTGATTGTTGAGCCGTGGGCAATCTCAATGCTCCTGAGCTTTGCGCTCTTTCCGGCATTCAAGGGTGAACGCCTAATCAAAGAGACAACGCCCCTAGCCAACAAAATCGGTGAAAGCGTGGCGAGTGAACTTTTAACAATTTACGATGATCCATTCCATGAGCTCAGCTTAAACCCTGTTATAGCTGATGATGAAGGTGTTCCAACGAGGAAAAATGTGCTAATTGAGAATGGAAAGTTCGAAGGGTTCATATGGGACAATTATTGGGCTAAGATTTACGGAACTGAAAGCATGGGCAATGGCGTTAGGAGCTTAGCCACGGGGGGAATAAGCATAGGCATGCACAACACGGTTATCGAGAACGGTAAGAAGAGCTTGGAGGACATGATAAGCGAGATAGAGCACGGCTACCTCATTAATGGATTCCAAGGGGCACACTCAAGCAATCCAGACAACGGGAACTTTGCCGTCGTTGCGAATCCAGCGTTCATAATAGAGAACGGCGAAGTTAAAGGCTCAACAGTCTTCATGATGAGCGGCAACATCTACGACCTCCTGAACCGGGTATACGAAATAAGCAAAGAGCAGAAGGTGATTCCATTCATGGGCACAGTGGTATCTCCATCCATAGCCTTTGAGAATGTGAGGATTGCGGGGAAGTAACCCTACTCCCCCAATTTTAGTATCAGGAGTTCATTTTTCTTTATTCCGACTACTCTCCCCTCAATGCTTCCCAATATTTTAACGCCCTTAATTTCGTAGGTTCTGTTTGCCAGAGCAAGGTGCACGAGGGTTTTGTTCTCCTCATAGCGCACTAGGATGAAGTCATCACCAATCGGGTAAACCTCCTCATAAGGGTCATTAATCCGCAACACCTCTCTATTACAGCCAAACACCGTGGAGTAATCCTCATAACGAGCCAGGGAGTACCTTTTGGATGTTATGAAGTCTGTGGTGTACGGCGCTTTGAACGTTAAATCCGGAAGGTATCACTATATATTGTAAAAACCGAGGTAGCTCTCATTCCCCTCCACCGCTAAAACGAGGCAACTCTCAAAAACACCACCCTTAGCTGCAGTGGTTAAGTTCTGCTCCTTTGAAAAGTCCACACAGTGGGGTGGATTAAGACTAACGGATTTAACACTCCTCTCATCAAAGTAACCCGCGACACTGTTCATGCTCGTGAGCGTGCAGCCTACTCCATTCTCCTTAAGTTCGAGGGAGAATTTACCATAATCCTCGTAACCGCATTCTATAGGAATCTTGGTCGTATACACTTTGCTTCCATTGACGAAGTAGTGGAGGTTCCAATCATGATAGCCACCTAGAACCGTGAAGACTCCCTTAGAGAGAAGCCTAAGGAATCTCGGGTTTTCATTTAGGATGTAACGCTTGGATTGTCCTGATAATGGATAGTAAAAGGTCAGATTCACATGGTATTTGTCGAGGGGCTTGAGAACTGCCAAATATGTGTCTCCTATCCCGGCTCTCGTGGGGATAACGATGTTCCCGATTAAGGGCTCTTTTAGGGTGATGTTCAGAGGTTCCGCTAAGAGGGCTCCGTTCTTTCCAACTAGCCTTAACCACCATTCTCCACTACCAAGAAGGTGCCAACGTTCCCAAGAATCGTGCCGTTTACCCCTGGCAGGTCAATGATACCCCTTGAGTTCACTAAGTATACCCTTTCCTCCGACTGAACTATTATGTCGTTACTTAAAACCACGTTTTTAATACCGTTAAAGGGGCACCTGATTAGAAGGGCACCTTCGAGATTTTTTGTAGAGCATTGGGTGCTCTCACTGGAAAAAGTGATATAGGCGACAAGGGCAAAATCAAAAGAATGAGCAGGGAGAGCCACTTCGACATTAAATCACCTCTGGATTTGCTGTTGGTGCCATATGTTTGAATAGATGGTTAATGGTATATGCGTTTCGGAGCCTCCTCCAATCTTTACCCTTCATAAAATTACCCCTAACAACTCTAAAGAGGCGGTGGAAGCAAAACAAAAGTTATTATACCTATTAATATGCTAAAGGAATACGCCAGCGGGGCATTATCAATTTGCTCATTGATCTTCTTGCCTAGCAGATAGTAGGAGAGACCCCATGCCATAATTAACATAATCTGTTCAAAGATTTTACGATAATACAAAAGATTAACGGGCACAAAATAGTCGAGCAGCCTTACAAAAAGGATTAGCAAACCCCCAAATGCTAATGGCATGAAATTAAACAATCTATGGATATTCAATCTTAGCTCCGATTTTACCAAAACAATACTTTTAAGTAATGCCGCCTCTATCCCAAACCACAACATCACCCTAATAAAGCCGCCCAGTAACAAAACAGGCAACAGCTGAGTATAACCTGCCATCAGCACCGAAAAGAGATAGGGCGCGTAGAGGCTTGTGGAAACAATAAAAAGTTTAGCAACAACTGTGGAAAAATTAAGAGCTAAATATCCCAGCACACAAAGAAAAATCAAAATCCCTGCTTTTTGATAAACGTTCAGCTTTAGTGCATATAAACTCGAAAGGATTGAGAAGAGGTATAGCATAATAGTAGTAAATATTAACGTATTGTAATAACCGACGGTCTTTTCTAGGGACACGTTGGTTTCCAGATGCCTCTTTGTTATCTTTTCGACTTCATTTTTATATTCTCTCCCCAAGAGGATAATAGCTGGCAATACGAGATAGGTATAAACAGAAAAATATGTAAAAAACAAGGGCAAAAAGTATAATATGGATGTAGTGAGCTCAACTACCAAGAGGAGTCTGTTGCGACCAGCCCACCCCACGAATTTCCCCCCAAGTTTATCTAAACTTCAGTTATCCTGACATAATCATAGCTTATTCCTGAACCTGCGAGAAGCCCTAAAATTGCACCTGCAATTCCTGCCAAGATTGCTCCGATTAGTGTTGTGCCGGCATTTCCTATAAATGAGTCTATCTCATCGTAGCTTTGAGCTCCAAGTAATAGAATACCATAGCTTTTATTATTTCCTACTGTAAACTTTATTGGAACACTGAATGATGACATTGCCCATCCGCTGTTCTGAACATCAAATTTATGAAAAGTAATACCCCACTTATTTGTAGTTCCCTCATATTTCACAGGATTATATCTCCATTGTAGTCTTGATGGTTCAATCTGCAACTGATCTGGCACTGATATCCATACTTTATACCCTCCAATAGGAAGTTTTCCAATTCCAACTACGAGGGATCCCCAAGTATTGTGCCTCACTTTATAGTGCTTGTAGTCGTAGAATATTAGATGGATAATCGTCTTATCGACAATGTCCCCTGTGATATATGCCTCAAGGGCTGCTGCAACTACTGCCTGTGGTTCTATTGAGTTTTGTGGTGGTTTTGCAGTTACCAAGCCTGTACTCAAAACAAGTAGACTAAGCATCAACCCTAACAATTTCCTCCACATAGTAATCACCTAAGAGCAACTGCTCCAGATACATTAATAAAACTTTTATATATAAAATTTTCTATTTCTTGTAGGATACTGTCAGATAACTGTGGCATCACCTCCTGAAGCCATTCAGCAAAATCACCAGGCGGACCATCAAAACCAGGATGAAACCTAACAAAATTATACCAAAAAGCAAACAGAAAAACAAACCTCTGAGCTTTCCAGTCCTCAGCCCTGAAATTATTCCAGAAACGCTTCGTACCCCTTTCAACGTCCTAAACCAGCGCTCAACACTGTTCCTCAGCCCGAAAGTCACATGCGGATAACCCAACCCCAGACTCTTAAACGCTGACCTGTACCCTAGCATTATCAACCAGAAAGACAGGCTGTCCCTCACATGACTTTAAAACAACTAGAATGAACTCCCTGGCAGCCCACCAGTTTCCAAGGGTTGTAATCCAGACTGCTAAAACCTCCTTGCTCTCAACGTCAATTGCAGCCCAAAGGAATCTTTTCCTCCCGTTGATTTTTACTACTGTCTCGTCAACTGCAATAAAGTTTCTCTGTTTTTTGACTGCGAGAATTTTCGGCTGGTAGATTGCTTCTGCTATTTTTTGAACTGTTTCCCAGACGGTTGTGTGGATGATTTTGAGGATTCTGGCGGTTTGTCTGTAGCTTAAGCCGTGTAGGTATAGGTTTATTGCTCTGATTTTCTTTTCTGGTGGGATTTTGTTTCGACGAAAAGGTTTTAAGGGAGTAAATGGTGAATAATTGGTTTTAGCATTCATATCCCTTTCTTCTTCTGTGGTAGTGTCTGGGATTTAAACCTGATGCCCTACTGCTTATCCTGACAGTATCTCCTCCAAACAATGGAAATGTTTTAGTTAATGGCATCCCTATTACTGAATTTAAAAACTTGAGAGACAAAGTAATATCAGTTGAAAGTAATGAATTTATATTCCCCGGAACTGTAAAAGAGAATATCACACTCTAGGAAGATTTTAACGAATATGAAATCCAAGAGGTACTAAGTATAGCACAGTTGGAACTACCACTAGATGAAAAGATTGGACCTGGGTATAGAGAGATCTCACTTGGGGAAAGGCAGAGAATATCCCTTGCTAGGGCACTGCTCCGCAAACCAGACGTTTTAATTTTAGATGAAGCGTTGTCTGGAGTTGATCCAACTATGGAAGCGAAGATAATCAACGGAATAAAAGCCAGAGGCATAACGCTAATCATAATTTCTCACCGACCTTCAACAATCAGATCATTAAATAGAACCGTTTTCCTCGAGAATGGCATTATAAAGGAGGAAAGAGCTGTGAGATCAGCAGCTAAAATAACAAAATAACTTTCAAACCTTCAAAAACTTCGCGTTTATCGCGACTATCACCGTGCTCAAGCTCATCAGTAAAGCACCTACAGCTGGACTTAACAGTATTCCATAGTTGTAAAGCGTTCCTGCTGCCAAAGGAATTGCAAATGTGTTGTATCCTGTTGCCCATGCTAAGTTCTGCACCATCTTTCCATAGGTTGCCCTTGCAAGGTGTATCGCTGTTATAACGTCTCTTGGATCGTTTTTAACCAAGATTATGTCAGCACTCTCTATTGCCACATCGGTTCCAGCTCCGATCGCTATTCCAACGTCCGCCTGGATTAGTGCTGGGGCATCGTTTATTCCGTCCCCAACCATTGAGACGATAAAGCCTTTTTCTTGAAGCTCTTTAACTTTCTCCGACTTCTGATGAGGCAAGACCTCTGCAAAGTAGCCATCTAAGCCAAGCTCCTCAGCAACCCACTTTGCAACTTTAGCGTTGTCTCCTGTGAGCATGTAAGCTTTAATTCCCATCTCGTGGAGATTCTTTACCGCTTCCCTTGACTCTGGCCTTATCTTATCAGCTAAAGCCAAGGCACCAATCAGCTTTCCACTGATGATTAAGAACACCACGGTCTTACCCTGATCTAGCACCTTGTTGACGCGCTCGTCCTCCCTCCACAGGTTGTTCTCTTTGAGGAATCCTGGACTGACCACAAAAACTTCTTTTCCGTTGATGACGCCTTGGACACCTTTGCCCGGTAGAACCTTTGATTCTCTAACCTCGTAAACCTCAAGGCCGAGCTCCTCCGCCTTCTCAACTATGCCTCGAGCTATCGGGTGGCTTGAGTGTGCCTCAAGTGCGGCCGCGTACCTAAGTATCTCCTCCTCGCTCAGCTCGTCAAGTGGGATTATATCAGTTACCTCGAACTTCCCTTCCGTCAGTGTTCCTGTCTTATCAAAGACGACGACCTGTACATCCTTTGCCCTCTCAAAGGCTTCCCTGTTCCTGATGAGGATACCCTTTTTCGCCGAGATTGATGTTGACACCGACACCACCAGCGGAACTGCCAGGCCGAGCGCGTGCGGGCAGGTTATGACCATCACTGTAACCATCCTCTCAAGGGCAAATACAAAGGGCTTCCCGAGGTAGAGCCAACTCCCGAGCGTTATAGTTCCCGCGGTTATTGCTATTAGCGTGAGGTAGAAAGCGGCCCTGTTCGCTAAATCTTGAGTCCTCGACCTCGTCTCTTGGGCCTGCTTTACAAGCTCAACTACCTGCATCAAGTAGGTCTCTTTTCCAGTCTTCTCAATCCTTACTTTAATCGAGCCCTCTAAGTTTATTGAGCCTCCAATAACGGTATCACCAGGCTTTTTATAGACAGGCTTTGACTCACCGGTGAGCATTGCCTCGTTTACGCTCGTCTCACCCTCAATTATGATGCCATCAGAGGGTATCTTCTCGCCGGGCTTGACTAAAACCACGTCTCCCTTCTTGAGCTCGCTCACTGGAACGTCTTTTATTCCTTCTGGGGTTATTAGGTGAGTATCAGTTGGCATGAGCTTTATTAGCTCCTCTAAAGCCCTCGAAGCACCGAGAACAGAGCGCATCTCTATGTAGTGCCCCAAAAGCATGATGTCGATAAGCGTCGCAAGCTCCCAGTAGAAGGTCTTTCCGGGCAGCCCAAAGGTTACTGCAGCGCTGTAGAAAAAGGCAACCGTGATTGCCAAAGCTATTAGCGTCATCATTCCGGGGGTTTTCTTCTTAAATTCATCTCTCATTCCCGTTAGGAATGGTTTTCCGCCATAGAAGTAAACCACTGACGATAGCGCAAAGAGAACGTATCTATCGCCCGTGAACGTGAATGTAAAACCAAGGAACTTTTGAATTAGTGGAGATAATAGCAGTATCGGAATCGTAAGTATGGCAGAAACTATAAATCTCTTCTTAAAGTCCTCCATCATCATTTTGTGATGTTCTGCATGCGAATGCTTGTGTTCACTATGCTCAGGTTCATGAGCCGCGTGTTCGTGTTCTTCTGCATGTTCATGCATTTTGTGCTCTTCGTGTTTGTGCATTTCCATTTCTTCATGTTCCATATGTTCATGCTTTTCGCTTTCCTCATGTTGGTGCATCCTCATTTCTTTGTGTTCTTCATGGGTGTGCTCATTGTGCATCTTTTTTTCATCTTCCATATCAACCACCATCATTAATTTCTAACTAACAAAAGATATTTAACCATTTTTCATACAAAATGGAAAATCCAAGCCGGACAGGTGCGCTAGAACTAAAGAGAAAAGTTTCCAAAGTTAGCACCCACTAGTAAAAGCATTTTTGGAATTTGACATAACATTCCGATTGTTACATATACCTACTGTATATCACGCTTTATTCCAATAACGATCTCTCCCGGCAGCCCAAATAACCACACTCTCTCTTTGTGCTTTATCTCAAATCCGGCCTCTCTTATTGATTGCTCAACATAGATAGGTCTACAGTCAATATATTGGGAAACTTTTCGTGGAGCCACTCATAAAGCCTCAGCAAAACATTCCTACCTTCTTTTGACATGCTGACAACTCCAAGCCTCCCACCAGGTTTTTGAACCCTTTTAATCTCATTAAGAACTTTCGGAATCTCCGGTGTGTCAAAGAGCTCCAGGGTGAAGCTCATGAAAACAGCATCAAACTTGTTATCCTCATAGGGCAATTTTGAGGCATCTCCACAGTACAGCTCGACTCTATCTAAAAGCCCGGCTTTTTCAAATCTCCTTTTACTAACTTCCAGCATCCCAGAAGAAATGTCAATACCGTAAACTTTTCCCTCTTCACCTACTAACTCAGCCATTTTCTTCAAGCAGTGCCCTGTTCCAAAGCCAATCCCCAGAACTATTTCCCTTTTTTAATGTCCAACAGCTCCAATGCCTGTCCCCATATTTTTCTCAAAAAATGCAAAACAATCGTAAAATCGACTGATCTTATTGTAAGCCTTTTTTTGCCTGAGCCTTGGTTCTATATACCCGTAATACCTTGCGATTTTTTGAATTCATTTTGTTCGCCTTTTGTAGTTTGTATTTTAAATTATTTATAACTTGTCTCACGCATTTGTGTTCATTTATTCCTTCTTTTGGGCATTCCAAAATACCTCGGAGTGCTCTCTTTATACCTCCTGTATTCCTCTCCGAATATACGCTCTAAATAGGGTTCTTCAAGCTTGACGTTATACAAGTGAATCCCAATAAGGAGTGCCACCGTAAGCAGGAGCGCGAGGAGCGAACATTCGGCAATTAATAGAAATTGCCGAAACAAAAGCTCACCCCATCTTCGCCTTCCAGTACACCAGTACGAGCACTAAAATAATCCCCGTGAGAAGAACCCCGTAGAATTTCAGGGACTCTTCTTGACACGTTGGCAGGCTGTTCTCGATGCCCTTCGTAAAATTCAACCTCCAAAGGAAGTTCCCGTCATAATAAAGCACAGTGAGGTTCTCCCAACCAAACGGAACGAAGGGGGTCTCTGGACGAAAGAACAGTAAAACACCTCCTCTCAGAAACACGGAGCTTAGGGTCACGTTATCAGGAATGTTTATGCTCAGATTGCCTGGAATTTCAATAACATAGGAAACGCTTCCATTTGAGGTGTAGATTTTAGAATCATTGATGTAGGCTGGATAATCATTACTCGATATCGAGTAGTTCTCGGAGCGCATTGCACTGACGATCTGCGAGGGGAGCTTCATCGCCCTTCTAATACATGGCCCCTCAGGATTGATGACCATTCCATTACTGATATACCACAGGCCATTATGGAAGACGTAGCGAAGCTCGTCGCCCCCGATTGTGTTTCCGAGATAATAGATCCTCCCGTCCTTGAAGTAGAAGTAGTACTCTCCAACCATGCTCGGGGTGGGTACCCCCTGCATTCCGGGGCCCAGCGCGTCCCAGGAAAGCGTTATTATCGCGTCGTCTTCCCCGGCCTTGATGAAGGGATAGAAACTGCAGTACTCGGTGGGAGCAAGAACCGGATTCGGGCCGCAGAGGGATCTGGTGGCCGAGACGAAGGGTAGGAACGAAAGCGACAATAGAAAAAGAACAAGCCCTACCTTCCACATGCATTTACACATATGGGACCCCTCCCTTTTCAATTCTGCTTAAATTGATCTAGACATGCCTCCTAATCCCCCAGTAAACTAGTATAAACATTAGGATGGCTCCAGTAAGGATAACTAAAGACTTGGGGAGGGTTAATCTCCGGGAAAAATTACTCCTATCCCCACATCCTGGAGGCTCCTGTACGCTACCCACATGCATTTTTAGGTGAGTTAGGTTCTTCCCGCCATAAAAGAACAGAAGCGGTAACTCTGAAGCGGGTCCTCTCCCATTAACTTTAACATCTCCGGGGTAATAGATGAGAATTCCCTTACCGACAGGTAGTGCATAAAGGGTTGAGAGTACATTGAGCGTTTTGTTCCCAAAGAAGCCTGATACATATCCGTCAAATTCAGTCACCGGAATCCCATAAGTTAAATTTGCAAGTCTAAAGACTATGAAACCGTTCTCAATGACTCCCTTGACACCTGAGGGACTTTTCTGTGGGGTGTTGGCGAAATAGCTCAGAATCTCGGTTCTATTACATTTTGTGCGCTCTGTCCCGTTCTGAAATTCAAGTCTTGTGCAGTTCCATATGAGAGAGGCACAACCATCGAAGCGATAAACTCTCATTTCGGTTTTTTTGGCGGTGAGTGTAAGGTTCTTTGTCTCCCCGTTGATCGTCATAGTGACGTTTTTGTAGGGAACTACCATCTGCTTGCGCTGGAGAATGTAAAAAGTCCCGTTAATCTCGGCCACTACTGATGGTTCGTCGAGTAGAGGATTACTTTTTCCTAAAAACAGCAAGTCGCTTCCATTGAAAAGATAGTAAAGGTCGTACTCCCCATCGGGCATGTTACGCCTAAGTGTTTCTTCCCCCGCAACCCTCTCGCATATCCATTCAGAATGGTGCACAATAATAAATGCATATCCATTGCTGGGTAGGATTGAGGTTATTGAATAGGTTTCATAAGGCTCACAAGTCTCACCAGAAACTAATGGAAAAATAAGTAGCAAAACTAAAAACGAGATTTTAAAAGAGTTATACATAC includes these proteins:
- the mobA gene encoding molybdenum cofactor guanylyltransferase; this translates as MKAIILAFPEKPWENYTMPIRDEPVVKLTEMRLRMSKRIDEVLTVVRKDKLRTYSLHVSNPVPVSARNKMEALLKAMPDEPFFLAEGNMPLIQPFLVNYLIGLYLEDEPEAVIPVWKDGTAEVTHAVYEPDALSEAIRAAFSEGHKTLSSITEFLDFEPVSVEELIKRNPKVSLSFFKVKSSLDKAFAEENLEE
- a CDS encoding methyltransferase domain-containing protein, with the translated sequence MAELVGEEGKVYGIDISSGMLEVSKRRFEKAGLLDRVELYCGDASKLPYEDNKFDAVFMSFTLELFDTPEIPKVLNEIKRVQKPGGRLGVVSMSKEGRNVLLRLYEWLHEKFPNILTVDLSMLSNQ
- a CDS encoding DUF1931 family protein; translation: MAEMIIPYPQLQKILERTCELAVIKPRAEEMMDIVEKKLADLFEIAYENAIAEGSDTIKLRHLPLTKGFKNSMNLFRAVIEDEKVEIEPIRKFVLARIPADMPLEEDVVNELPVIAGTLFVLVGRVIKALHPEIRNVYPEHIEEAQKVLDYTL
- a CDS encoding ATP-binding cassette domain-containing protein, with the translated sequence MQEVLSIAQLELPLDEKIGPGYREISLGERQRISLARALLRKPDVLILDEALSGVDPTMEAKIINGIKARGITLIIISHRPSTIRSLNRTVFLENGIIKEERAVRSAAKITK
- a CDS encoding heavy metal translocating P-type ATPase — translated: MEDFKKRFIVSAILTIPILLLSPLIQKFLGFTFTFTGDRYVLFALSSVVYFYGGKPFLTGMRDEFKKKTPGMMTLIALAITVAFFYSAAVTFGLPGKTFYWELATLIDIMLLGHYIEMRSVLGASRALEELIKLMPTDTHLITPEGIKDVPVSELKKGDVVLVKPGEKIPSDGIIIEGETSVNEAMLTGESKPVYKKPGDTVIGGSINLEGSIKVRIEKTGKETYLMQVVELVKQAQETRSRTQDLANRAAFYLTLIAITAGTITLGSWLYLGKPFVFALERMVTVMVITCPHALGLAVPLVVSVSTSISAKKGILIRNREAFERAKDVQVVVFDKTGTLTEGKFEVTDIIPLDELSEEEILRYAAALEAHSSHPIARGIVEKAEELGLEVYEVRESKVLPGKGVQGVINGKEVFVVSPGFLKENNLWREDERVNKVLDQGKTVVFLIISGKLIGALALADKIRPESREAVKNLHEMGIKAYMLTGDNAKVAKWVAEELGLDGYFAEVLPHQKSEKVKELQEKGFIVSMVGDGINDAPALIQADVGIAIGAGTDVAIESADIILVKNDPRDVITAIHLARATYGKMVQNLAWATGYNTFAIPLAAGTLYNYGILLSPAVGALLMSLSTVIVAINAKFLKV
- a CDS encoding biotin transporter BioY; translation: MKAREVAYAGIFTAFVAVSAQISVSIGPVPLTFQVFAVLLTGLLLGSRLGFLTVLTYDIAGAVSLPVFAGFTGGIAHIYGPTGGYILAFPLAALVTGLAKGKGRKAKLVASGVAIALIYVLGWLCLGLYFGGNFEKAFELGVAPFVIPDIIKALIAVEISEAVERRLEP
- a CDS encoding polysaccharide deacetylase family protein, producing MAVLKPLDKYHVNLTFYYPLSGQSKRYILNENPRFLRLLSKGVFTVLGGYHDWNLHYFVNGSKVYTTKIPIECGYEDYGKFSLELKENGVGCTLTSMNSVAGYFDERSVKSVSLNPPHCVDFSKEQNLTTAAKGGVFESCLVLAVEGNESYLGFYNI
- a CDS encoding metallopeptidase TldD-related protein — encoded protein: MIVEPWAISMLLSFALFPAFKGERLIKETTPLANKIGESVASELLTIYDDPFHELSLNPVIADDEGVPTRKNVLIENGKFEGFIWDNYWAKIYGTESMGNGVRSLATGGISIGMHNTVIENGKKSLEDMISEIEHGYLINGFQGAHSSNPDNGNFAVVANPAFIIENGEVKGSTVFMMSGNIYDLLNRVYEISKEQKVIPFMGTVVSPSIAFENVRIAGK